The proteins below come from a single Crossiella sp. CA-258035 genomic window:
- a CDS encoding alkaline phosphatase D family protein — MPETPGLNRRSLLRYGAAGAGAIATGLLLPTTVSAAPLVPSARPRLSHGIQFGEVDGDSAVVWARADRPSRLRVEVARDESFRHARQFWGPALTPATDGTGELRVAGLTAGRDYHVRVTACELDGRAASEPVLGSFRTAPRSRQDVNFLWSGDIVGQGWGINPDLGGMTIYSRMAALRPDFFLCSGDTVYSDGPLSETVLLPDGRTWRNLVTPEKTKVAETLAEYRGQFAYNLLDEHVHRFNAQVPQLNQWDDHEVTNNWYPGEILDDARYTEKRVDVLAQRAFQAFHEWLPVRKADAVDGRVYRKISYGPHLDVFVLDMRTYKGANTPGTAPFEPILGAAQTRWLTRELDRSRATWKIIAADLPIGLVVPDGANIEGVANGQPGAPAGREAELALVLREIHRRRVRNVVWLTADVHYTAAHHYAPERAAFTEFNPFWEFVSGPLHAGAFGPNKLDPTFGPRAVFVNAPPAPNTSPMAGFQHFGQVKIDGPSGRLTVHLRDQDARSLWSTTLAPERG, encoded by the coding sequence GTGCCCGAAACCCCAGGACTGAACCGACGCTCCCTGCTGCGTTACGGCGCGGCGGGCGCCGGGGCGATCGCCACCGGCCTGCTGCTGCCCACCACTGTCTCCGCCGCCCCGCTCGTGCCCAGCGCCCGCCCCCGACTCAGCCACGGCATCCAGTTCGGCGAGGTCGACGGGGACTCCGCGGTGGTCTGGGCCCGCGCCGACCGCCCGTCCCGGCTGCGCGTCGAGGTTGCCAGGGACGAGAGCTTCCGGCACGCCCGGCAGTTCTGGGGCCCCGCGCTCACCCCGGCCACCGACGGCACCGGCGAGCTCCGGGTCGCCGGACTCACCGCGGGCCGGGACTACCACGTCCGGGTGACCGCCTGCGAGCTCGACGGCCGCGCGGCCAGCGAGCCGGTGCTCGGTTCCTTCCGCACCGCCCCGCGCAGCCGCCAGGACGTCAACTTCCTGTGGTCCGGCGACATCGTCGGCCAGGGCTGGGGCATCAACCCCGACCTGGGCGGCATGACCATCTACTCCCGGATGGCCGCGCTGCGCCCGGACTTCTTCCTGTGCAGCGGCGACACCGTCTACTCCGACGGCCCGCTCAGCGAGACCGTGCTGCTGCCCGACGGCCGCACCTGGCGCAACCTGGTCACCCCGGAGAAGACCAAGGTCGCCGAGACGCTGGCGGAGTACCGGGGCCAGTTCGCCTACAACCTGCTCGACGAGCACGTGCACCGGTTCAACGCCCAGGTCCCGCAGCTGAACCAGTGGGACGACCACGAGGTCACCAACAACTGGTACCCCGGCGAGATCCTGGACGACGCCCGCTACACCGAGAAGCGGGTGGACGTGCTGGCCCAGCGCGCCTTCCAGGCCTTCCACGAGTGGCTGCCGGTGCGCAAGGCGGACGCGGTGGACGGCCGGGTCTACCGCAAGATCTCCTACGGTCCGCACCTGGACGTCTTCGTGCTGGACATGCGCACCTACAAGGGCGCCAACACCCCGGGCACCGCGCCGTTCGAGCCGATCCTCGGCGCGGCCCAGACCCGCTGGCTGACCAGGGAGCTGGACCGGTCCCGGGCCACCTGGAAGATCATCGCCGCGGACCTGCCGATCGGGCTGGTCGTGCCGGACGGGGCGAACATCGAGGGCGTGGCCAACGGGCAGCCGGGCGCGCCAGCGGGCCGGGAGGCCGAGCTCGCGCTGGTGCTGCGGGAGATCCACCGCCGCCGGGTGCGCAACGTGGTGTGGCTGACCGCGGACGTGCACTACACCGCGGCGCACCACTACGCGCCGGAACGGGCCGCCTTCACCGAGTTCAACCCGTTCTGGGAGTTCGTCTCCGGGCCGCTGCACGCGGGCGCGTTCGGCCCCAACAAGCTGGACCCGACCTTCGGTCCCCGGGCGGTCTTCGTCAACGCGCCGCCCGCGCCGAACACCTCGCCGATGGCCGGGTTCCAGCACTTCGGCCAGGTCAAGATCGACGGCCCGAGCGGCAGGCTGACCGTGCACCTGCGCGACCAGGATGCCCGCTCGCTGTGGTCCACCACCTTGGCGCCCGAACGCGGCTGA